The Phoenix dactylifera cultivar Barhee BC4 chromosome 17, palm_55x_up_171113_PBpolish2nd_filt_p, whole genome shotgun sequence genome contains a region encoding:
- the LOC103718580 gene encoding pentatricopeptide repeat-containing protein At2g13600-like, protein MSPSNLHHLLSKCGTLKELLQIHGQAITRGLHPRLQPLSCQILNSYARFGRTVEARDLFLEIPHPDLISITSLMSAYLQTDHPHRAISLFSEMLALGRRPDGFSIVGALSASGRIADPAIGTSLHALVYRHGLGHETVVGNAVIDMYCRNGKIRRARRVFNEMPARDAVTWSSMLHGYVKCEGPESACEFFDEMPRRDAVSWTVMITGHVQGKQPVRALEHFRRMKSEGHDPTLVTIVGVLSACADIGALDLGRAIHGHINKTKNVGSDVTVYNALIDMYAKSGSVEMAYDIFKESIYKDVFTWTTMIAGFAVHGSGKQAMEVFLEMLSAGIEPNEVTFLAVLSACSHAGFINEGRKWFASMSRDYNIRYQLEHYGCMVDLLGRAGLLSEAERLIEKMGTEPDGVIWRSLLSACLVHGNVRLAEIAGKAIMKREADDDGVYVLLWNLYASSNRWEEALEMRRRMRNRKVVKKPGCSWIENDGFVHEFLVEDKTHCQRREIFLVLEGMAKQLKMDDSVLLFQEADQR, encoded by the coding sequence ATGAGTCCGAGCAACCTGCACCACCTTTTGAGTAAATGTGGAACCTtgaaggagctcctacaaatccACGGCCAAGCCATCACGCGAGGCCTCCACCCCCGCCTCCAACCCCTCTCCTGCCAAATCCTCAACTCCTATGCCCGGTTCGGCCGAACCGTCGAAGCCCGCGATCTCTTCCTCGAAATCCCCCACCCCGACCTCATCTCCATCACCAGCCTCATGTCAGCTTACCTTCAAACCGATCATCCTCACCGCGCCATCTCCTTGTTCTCCGAAATGCTCGCCTTGGGCCGACGGCCAGATGGCTTCAGCATCGTAGGCGCCCTCTCGGCTTCGGGCCGAATAGCTGATCCAGCCATCGGCACATCGCTGCATGCTTTGGTCTACCGCCATGGTTTAGGCCACGAGACGGTTGTCGGCAACGCAGTGATAGATATGTACTGCAGAAATGGGAAGATTCGGAGAGCCCGGAGGGTTTTCAACGAAATGCCTGCGAGAGATGCGGTCACTTGGAGCAGCATGCTGCATGGGTACGTCAAGTGCGAAGGACCTGAATCAGCTTGCGAGTTCTTCGACGAAATGCCGCGGAGAGACGCAGTCTCGTGGACGGTGATGATCACAGGTCATGTGCAAGGGAAGCAGCCGGTTCGGGCTCTGGAACACTTTCGCCGGATGAAATCAGAGGGTCATGATCCGACACTGGTCACGATTGTTGGGGTTCTCTCGGCTTGTGCTGATATCGGCGCGCTCGACCTTGGCCGTGCTATACATGGGCATATCAACAAGACGAAAAATGTAGGCTCTGATGTTACTGTTTATAATGCTCTTATAGATATGTATGCAAAAAGTGGGAGCGTTGAAATGGCATATGATATCTTTAAAGAGAGTATTTATAAGGATGTTTTTACATGGACCACTATGATTGCAGGATTTGCTGTTCATGGCAGTGGAAAGCAGGCTATGGAAGTATTCTTGGAGATGCTGAGTGCAGGAATTGAGCCAAATGAGGTCACGTTTTTAGCTGTTCTGTCGGCATGCAGCCATGCAGGATTTATAAACGAAGGGCGGAAATGGTTTGCAAGTATGAGCAGAGACTACAATATCAGGTACCAACTCGAGCATTATGGGTGCATGGTTGATCTGCTAGGGCGAGCTGGGCTGCTAAGCGAAGCAGAGAGGCTGATAGAAAAGATGGGTACAGAACCAGATGGTGTTATATGGAGATCTCTGCTCAGTGCGTGCCTGGTTCATGGCAATGTTCGATTGGCCGAGATTGCAGGAAAGGcaatcatgaagagagaggcagATGATGATGGGGTCTATGTGCTTCTTTGGAACTTGTATGCTTCTTCAAATAGATGGGAAGAAGCTCTGGAAATGAGAAGGAGAATGAGGAATAGGAAGGTGGTAAAGAAGCCCGGTTGTAGCTGGATAGAGAATGATGGCTTTGTTCATGAATTTTTAGTGGAGGACAAGACACATTGCCAGCGAAGAGAAATATTTCTGGTCTTGGAAGGAATGGCGAAGCAGTTGAAAATGGATGACAGTGTTCTTTTATTTCAAGAAGCTGATCAAAGGTAA
- the LOC103716648 gene encoding B3 domain-containing protein Os04g0676600-like: MSTNALRANLMNYLLSYHGSLYDDLPHPFSASNLKVHNDAIKDPSNTSQMQMKSSSPNTPNKLYPESACQCNPMAGPNVLSASTRGSLMNFVDDGHLDVKETMNHGLEELKMVLQKELTNSDVGRIGRIVLPKKEAESNLPPLSERDGMMLQMDDLILPTTWKFKYRFWPNNRSRMYIMETTGDFVRTHGLEAGDFFIIYKSSASGNYAVASKKGNRLPTSVDLLHCHTMNQCNMNEDGNSCLSRIGKVRGAKHQLCLEPSKSLGQGSHSFLTVARNDSLRTGVLNDFDGHPAGPHFQNLPP; the protein is encoded by the exons ATGTCAACTAACGCACTGAGAGCAAATCTTATGAATTATCTACTTTCATATCATGGTTCTCTATATGATGATCTGCCCCATCCATTTTCTGCTTCGAATTTGAAAGTACATAACGATGCGATCAAAGACCCTTCTAATACCTCTCAGATGCAAATGAAAAGCTCCTCTCCAAACACTCCAAACAAGTTGTATCCTGAATCAG CTTGCCAGTGTAATCCTATGGCTGGACCAAACGTTCTTTCAGCATCTACAAGAGGTTCACTAATGAATTTCGTGGATGATGGACATCTTGATGTCAAGGAGACTATGAATCATGGG CTGGAGGAATTGAAAATGGTTCTACAAAAAGAGTTAACAAATAGTGATGTTGGAAGAATTGGGAGAATAGTCCTACCTAAG AAGGAGGCCGAGTCTAACCTTCCTCCCTTATCTGAAAGAGATGGAATGATGCTGCAGATGGATGACTTGATACTTCCAACAACATGGAAATTCAAGTACAG GTTCTGGCCAAACAACAGAAGTAGAATGTATATTATGGAAACTACAG GTGATTTTGTAAGAACCCACGGTCTTGAGGCAGGGGACTTCTTCATTATTTACAAAAGCTCTGCATCTGGAAATTAT gCGGTTGCTAGCAAGAAGGGCAATCGACTGCCTACATCTGTGGATTTGCTACATTGTCACACCATGAACCAATGCAACATGAATGAAGATGGCAACTCTTGTTTGTCAAGAATTGGGAAGGTGAGAGGTGCCAAACACCAGCTGTGTTTAGAGCCAAGTAAAAGCTTGGGACAGGGTAGCCATTCTTTTCTCACCGTGGCCAGAAATGATTCCTTGAGGACTGGTGTCCTGAATGATTTTGATGGGCACCCTGCTGGTCCTCATTTTCAAAACCTCCCTCCTTAG
- the LOC103716632 gene encoding transmembrane protein 53 produces the protein MASLSGILHRPLSTAAVIALAAVSTDLPDRFSPSKPSELDAASPPASAVVSEPPRHPRISFANPSGLSFISKVQNLSLHHVPDSLFGSCSIPAASPPVLLTVYRYAKLAEPAKFDDSTPPIPSSPAEVLYRWHPPDPRAYGVSGKDGCSAAKSRTVVVLLGWLGAKQKHLKRYAEWYTSRGFQAVTFTFPMTDIISYKAGGEAEQNLELLANHLADWVSEESGKNLVFHTFSNTGWLIYGAILEKFRKQDPSIMGKIKGSIVDSAPVAAPDPQVWASGFSAAFLKKQSVATKGMLSSNGSGSGMMVAADSGVKPKPAVMEVALLAVLEKFFEVVLNLPAINRRLSDVLDVLSSDQPKCPQLYIYSSADRVIPAKSVESFVERQQRAGYEVRACDFVSSPHVDHFRSHPGLYTSQLTNFLEDCVLTGCKDLS, from the exons ATGGCTTCCCTTTCCGGCATTCTCCACCGGCCTCTCTCCACCGCCGCCGTCATCGCCCTCGCCGCCGTGTCGACGGACCTCCCCGACCGCTTCTCTCCCTCCAAGCCATCCGAACTCGATGCCGCGTCGCCACCCGCCTCAGCGGTGGTATCGGAGCCTCCGCGGCACCCCCGGATTTCCTTTGCCAATCCCTCCGGCCTCTCTTTCATCTCCAAGGTTCAAAATTTAAGCCTTCACCATGTGCCGGATTCTTTGTTCGGATCGTGTTCGATACCAGCTGCTTCGCCGCCGGTCCTCCTTACCGTGTACCGCTATGCTAAGTTGGCCGAACCTGCTAAGTTCGATGATTCGACGCCGCCGATTCCTTCGTCGCCGGCGGAGGTTCTGTATCGATGGCATCCCCCTGACCCGAGAGCTTATGGGGTGTCAGGGAAGGATGGTTGCTCGGCTGCCAAGTCTCGGACGGTCGTGGTTTTGCTTGGCTGGCTGGGAGCGAAGCAGAAGCATTTGAAGAGATATGCGGAGTGGTACACTTCGAGGGGCTTTCAAGCCGTGACTTTTACCTTCCCCATGACGGATATCATCAGCTACAAGGCCGGCGGTGAGGCGGAGCAGAACCTTGAGCTGCTTGCTAACCATCTAGCTGATTGGGTTTCGGAGGAGAGTGGGAAGAATTTGGTTTTCCATACTTTCAGCAACACCGGCTGGCTGAT CTATGGAGCTATACTTGAGAAGTTTCGGAAGCAGGACCCTTCAATAATGGGGAAGATCAAAGGTTCCATTGTGGACTCGGCCCCTGTTGCTGCCCCTGATCCACAG GTTTGGGCTTCTGGTTTCTCTGCTGCGTTTTTGAAAAAGCAGAGTGTAGCAACTAAAGGAATGCTGAGTTCAAACGGATCGGGGAGTGGCATGATGGTTGCTGCTGATTCTGGTGTGAAACCTAAACCAGCAGTCATGGAGGTTGCTTTGCTGGCAGTATTGGAGAAGTTTTTTGAGGTTGTCCTGAACCTTCCTGCTATTAACAG GAGGCTCTCAGATGTTTTGGATGTGTTATCATCAGACCAACCAAAGTGTCCGCAGCTGTATATATACAGCTCTGCTGACAGAGTTATTCCAGCGAAATCAGTGGAATCATTTGTAGAGAGGCAACAGAGAGCCGGGTATGAGGTCAGGGCATGTGATTTTGTGTCCTCGCCTCATGTCGACCATTTCCGAAGCCATCCAGGTCTCTACACTTCTCAGCTCACCAACTTTTTGGAGGACTGTGTGCTTACCGGTTGCAAAGATTTGTCATAA